The following coding sequences lie in one Rutidosis leptorrhynchoides isolate AG116_Rl617_1_P2 chromosome 6, CSIRO_AGI_Rlap_v1, whole genome shotgun sequence genomic window:
- the LOC139852140 gene encoding B3 domain-containing protein Os07g0563300 isoform X1: MASSSGSSKFCFNSTCKQLLDVPKQGWLCRTGNYADLCDRCSSSYKDGKFCETYHSNASGWRCCESCGKKIHCGCIVSFHMFILLDAGGIECLNCAKTEYILTPNPTWPSTLNLHNGPADRIRDISSKNWRSIAGSGPVPWRQAPSLFNVSKSQPELQPISLSLGNKSPTDNLSRRLLNDNWRVGTSNMIGGYRASVSGVPYDGQHNLLKDVSCQSFFHNNYNTPLSSLPATCVSNDLKLSGVHVQQPCPPPLSVGRQCLDNNGAGPSLEIQAHNAKSRVETLARTQPLPLYSPRITDQDLQQIYGCSNTKITPLFEKVLSASDAGKIGRLVLPKKCAEAYLPPLSQPEGYPLVIQDLKGKDWVLQYRYWPNNNSKMYVLEGVNPCIQSMQLQAGDTVTFSRLEPEGKLVIGSKKTSIASASDKGNETTNTNVSAQEEPLNNSIASKSKSAVDTISNPAKRKKGGNMCLNNKQLNNNKEEIYQLNVTLEQVQELLRPRLTNVPSIVLIEGVEFEVYQDAPTIGSPTITTSTNDVGSCCSMEIEPTQEHLPHRLPMINHAAASSKQNSSENPESTKTNENIAPLMKLAASHHKPGCSCIVCIQPQSSTMHHPACTCNVCLMMKHHDQKHSTNEVGNLLQSPSPYLYADIIRYTQMEISNQKSENFGNDLNKEKPPPVSSFKIDLNIQPEREEECFPVSDSMGIMRLVEESTQRYIRQQQKLINGSTIKDANH; the protein is encoded by the exons ATGGCGTCATCTTCCGGGTCAAGCAAATTTTGCTTTAATTCCACTTGTAAACAGCTTTTGGATGTTCCTAAACAAGGATGGCTTTGCCGGACCGGAAACTACGCTGACCTCTGCGATCGATGCTc TTCTTCATACAAAGATGGAAAATTCTGTGAGACATATCACTCGAATGCTTCTGGCTGGAGATGTTGTGAATCTTGTGGAAAG AAAATTCATTGTGGATGCATAGTATCATTTCATATGTTCATTTTGTTGGATGCTGGAGGAATCGAGTGTCTCAACTGTGCAAAAACAGAATACATTTTG ACACCAAATCCTACATGGCCATCCACTTTGAACTTGCACAATGGACCTGCTGATAGAATTAGAGATATATCTTCCAAAAATTGGAGATCAATTGCTGGATCAGGTCCTGTACCATGGCGGCAAGCACCCAGTCTGTTCAATGTTTCTAAAAGTCAACCTGAATTGCAGCCAATTTCATTATCTTTGGGTAATAAAAGTCCAACAGACAATCTTTCTCGGAGATTATTGAATGACAACTGGCGGGTCGGTACATCAAATATGATTGGAGGCTATAGAGCCAGTGTCAGTG GAGTCCCATATGATGGGCAACACAATTTGCTCAAAGACGTTTCTTGCCAATCTTTCTTCCATAACAATTACAACACCCCTCTTTCAAGTTTGCCTGCTACATGTGTATCGAACGATCTAAAGTTATCTGGAGTTCATGTTCAACAGCCATGTCCTCCACCATTATCAGTAGGTAGACAGTGCTTAGATAATAATGGGGCTGGCCCATCTCTTGAAATTCAGGCTCACAATGCAAAATCTCGTGTGGAAACACTGGCGCGAACTCAGCCACTTCCGCTTTACTCGCCTAGAATAACTGATCAAGATTTACAACAAATTTATGGATG TTCAAATACCAAGATTACTCCTTTGTTTGAGAAAGTGTTGAGTGCTAGTGATGCTGGGAAGATAGGGAGATTGGTACTACCAAAGAAATGTGCAGAG GCTTATCTCCCTCCTTTATCTCAGCCTGAAGGTTATCCCCTTGTAATCCAAGATTTGAAGGGAAAAGATTGGGTTTTACAATATAGATATTGGcctaacaataatagtaaaatgtATGTTTTAGAAGGAGTCAATCCTTGTATACAGTCAATGCAGTTGCAAGCTGGTGATACAG TAACATTTAGTAGATTGGAGCCTGAAGGAAAGCTTGTCATAGGATCCAAAAAAACCTCAATTGCATCTGCATCTGACAAG GGCAATGAAACAACAAACACAAATGTTTCTGCTCAAGAAGAACCTTTGAACAATAGCATTGCATCTAAATCTAAATCAGCAGTTGATACAATTTCAAATCCTGCTAAAAGGAAGAAGGGTGGGAACATGTGTTTAAACAATAAACAGCTCAACAATAATAAGGAAGAAATATATCAGTTAAATGTCACATTGGAACAAGTTCAAGAATTGTTACGACCGCGTCTTACTAATGTTCCGTCCATTGTGTTAATTGAGGGTGTTGAATTTGAGGTTTATCAG GATGCACCAACTATTGGGAGTCCTACAATTACTACTTCAACGAATGATGTTGG ATCTTGTTGCAGTATGGAGATAGAGCCAACACAAGAACATCTACCGCATAGGCTCCCTATGATTAATCACG CAGCAGCATCTTCCAAGCAAAATTCATCAGAAAATCCAGAATCAACCAAGACTAATGAAAACATTGCTCCCCTTATGAAGTTGGCGGCATCTCATCATAAACCTGGCTGCTCGTGTATCGTCTGCATTCAGCCACAGAGCAGTACAATGCACCATCCAGCCTGTACATGCAACGTCTGCCTAATGATGAAACACCATGATCAGAAACATTCAACAAATGAAGTCGGAAATTTGTTGCAGAGTCCATCTCCATATCTGTATGCTGACATCATCCGGTATACCCAGATGGAAATTAGTAATCAGAAAAGTGAAAATTTTGGAAATGATCTGAATAAAGAAAAACCCCCACCCGTTTCATCTTTCAAGATAGACTTGAATATACAACCCGAGAGGGAAGAAGAATGTTTTCCTGTTTCAGATTCTATGGGGATCATGAGGTTAGTTGAAGAATCCACACAGAGATACATCAGACAGCAACAGAAACTAATCAATGGCAGCACCATCAAAGATGCCAATCattga
- the LOC139852140 gene encoding B3 domain-containing protein Os07g0563300 isoform X2: MASSSGSSKFCFNSTCKQLLDVPKQGWLCRTGNYADLCDRCSSSYKDGKFCETYHSNASGWRCCESCGKKIHCGCIVSFHMFILLDAGGIECLNCAKTEYILTPNPTWPSTLNLHNGPADRIRDISSKNWRSIAGSGPVPWRQAPSLFNVSKSQPELQPISLSLGNKSPTDNLSRRLLNDNWRVGTSNMIGGYRASVSGVPYDGQHNLLKDVSCQSFFHNNYNTPLSSLPATCVSNDLKLSGVHVQQPCPPPLSVGRQCLDNNGAGPSLEIQAHNAKSRVETLARTQPLPLYSPRITDQDLQQIYGCSNTKITPLFEKVLSASDAGKIGRLVLPKKCAEAYLPPLSQPEGYPLVIQDLKGKDWVLQYRYWPNNNSKMYVLEGVNPCIQSMQLQAGDTVTFSRLEPEGKLVIGSKKTSIASASDKGNETTNTNVSAQEEPLNNSIASKSKSAVDTISNPAKRKKGGNMCLNNKQLNNNKEEIYQLNVTLEQVQELLRPRLTNVPSIVLIEGVEFEVYQDAPTIGSPTITTSTNDVGSCCSMEIEPTQEHLPHRLPMINHAASSKQNSSENPESTKTNENIAPLMKLAASHHKPGCSCIVCIQPQSSTMHHPACTCNVCLMMKHHDQKHSTNEVGNLLQSPSPYLYADIIRYTQMEISNQKSENFGNDLNKEKPPPVSSFKIDLNIQPEREEECFPVSDSMGIMRLVEESTQRYIRQQQKLINGSTIKDANH; the protein is encoded by the exons ATGGCGTCATCTTCCGGGTCAAGCAAATTTTGCTTTAATTCCACTTGTAAACAGCTTTTGGATGTTCCTAAACAAGGATGGCTTTGCCGGACCGGAAACTACGCTGACCTCTGCGATCGATGCTc TTCTTCATACAAAGATGGAAAATTCTGTGAGACATATCACTCGAATGCTTCTGGCTGGAGATGTTGTGAATCTTGTGGAAAG AAAATTCATTGTGGATGCATAGTATCATTTCATATGTTCATTTTGTTGGATGCTGGAGGAATCGAGTGTCTCAACTGTGCAAAAACAGAATACATTTTG ACACCAAATCCTACATGGCCATCCACTTTGAACTTGCACAATGGACCTGCTGATAGAATTAGAGATATATCTTCCAAAAATTGGAGATCAATTGCTGGATCAGGTCCTGTACCATGGCGGCAAGCACCCAGTCTGTTCAATGTTTCTAAAAGTCAACCTGAATTGCAGCCAATTTCATTATCTTTGGGTAATAAAAGTCCAACAGACAATCTTTCTCGGAGATTATTGAATGACAACTGGCGGGTCGGTACATCAAATATGATTGGAGGCTATAGAGCCAGTGTCAGTG GAGTCCCATATGATGGGCAACACAATTTGCTCAAAGACGTTTCTTGCCAATCTTTCTTCCATAACAATTACAACACCCCTCTTTCAAGTTTGCCTGCTACATGTGTATCGAACGATCTAAAGTTATCTGGAGTTCATGTTCAACAGCCATGTCCTCCACCATTATCAGTAGGTAGACAGTGCTTAGATAATAATGGGGCTGGCCCATCTCTTGAAATTCAGGCTCACAATGCAAAATCTCGTGTGGAAACACTGGCGCGAACTCAGCCACTTCCGCTTTACTCGCCTAGAATAACTGATCAAGATTTACAACAAATTTATGGATG TTCAAATACCAAGATTACTCCTTTGTTTGAGAAAGTGTTGAGTGCTAGTGATGCTGGGAAGATAGGGAGATTGGTACTACCAAAGAAATGTGCAGAG GCTTATCTCCCTCCTTTATCTCAGCCTGAAGGTTATCCCCTTGTAATCCAAGATTTGAAGGGAAAAGATTGGGTTTTACAATATAGATATTGGcctaacaataatagtaaaatgtATGTTTTAGAAGGAGTCAATCCTTGTATACAGTCAATGCAGTTGCAAGCTGGTGATACAG TAACATTTAGTAGATTGGAGCCTGAAGGAAAGCTTGTCATAGGATCCAAAAAAACCTCAATTGCATCTGCATCTGACAAG GGCAATGAAACAACAAACACAAATGTTTCTGCTCAAGAAGAACCTTTGAACAATAGCATTGCATCTAAATCTAAATCAGCAGTTGATACAATTTCAAATCCTGCTAAAAGGAAGAAGGGTGGGAACATGTGTTTAAACAATAAACAGCTCAACAATAATAAGGAAGAAATATATCAGTTAAATGTCACATTGGAACAAGTTCAAGAATTGTTACGACCGCGTCTTACTAATGTTCCGTCCATTGTGTTAATTGAGGGTGTTGAATTTGAGGTTTATCAG GATGCACCAACTATTGGGAGTCCTACAATTACTACTTCAACGAATGATGTTGG ATCTTGTTGCAGTATGGAGATAGAGCCAACACAAGAACATCTACCGCATAGGCTCCCTATGATTAATCACG CAGCATCTTCCAAGCAAAATTCATCAGAAAATCCAGAATCAACCAAGACTAATGAAAACATTGCTCCCCTTATGAAGTTGGCGGCATCTCATCATAAACCTGGCTGCTCGTGTATCGTCTGCATTCAGCCACAGAGCAGTACAATGCACCATCCAGCCTGTACATGCAACGTCTGCCTAATGATGAAACACCATGATCAGAAACATTCAACAAATGAAGTCGGAAATTTGTTGCAGAGTCCATCTCCATATCTGTATGCTGACATCATCCGGTATACCCAGATGGAAATTAGTAATCAGAAAAGTGAAAATTTTGGAAATGATCTGAATAAAGAAAAACCCCCACCCGTTTCATCTTTCAAGATAGACTTGAATATACAACCCGAGAGGGAAGAAGAATGTTTTCCTGTTTCAGATTCTATGGGGATCATGAGGTTAGTTGAAGAATCCACACAGAGATACATCAGACAGCAACAGAAACTAATCAATGGCAGCACCATCAAAGATGCCAATCattga